Proteins found in one Arthrobacter sp. U41 genomic segment:
- the ileS gene encoding isoleucine--tRNA ligase: MTYYPKASAAPSGAGATSSASNTSGVSASVKFPEVEERILKYWDEDGTFQASIDQRDADLPGGAPGSNEFVFYDGPPFANGLPHYGHLLTGYAKDLVGRYQTQRGRRVERRFGWDTHGLPAELEAMKQLGMTDKTQIEAMGIDKFNDACRASVMKYADEWKSYVTRQARWVDFENDYKTLNVEYMESVLWAFKQLHEKGLTYNGYRVLPYCWKDETPLSNHELRMDDDVYKNRQDQTVTVTFPITAGESELSRQLAGVQALAWTTTPWTLPTNLALAVGPAISYVVLPAGPNGVKAAAAEAPVTDSFLLAADLLGAYAKDLGYGDGAEGAAAAEAAVTSRHTGAELAGLTYEPLWDYFHDAEKYGTENAWRFLVADYVTTTDGTGIVHQAPAYGEDDQKVCEEAGIPVVLSVDEGANFLPLFGHGDLAEIAGLQVFEANKPITQVLRAQGRLVRQASYEHSYPHCWRCRNPLIYRAVSSWYVEVTKFKDRMSELNQEINWIPGNVKDGQFGKWLANARDWSISRNRYWGSPIPVWQSSDPDYPRTDVYGSLAEIEADFGRLPLNKDGQVDLHRPFIDELTRPNPDDPRTPEEGQSVMRRVEDVLDVWFDSGSMPYGQVHYPFQNEEWFDTHNPADFIVEYIGQTRGWFYMLHILSTALFDRPAFRNVISHGIVLGSDGQKMSKSLRNYPDVSEVLDRDGSDAMRWFLMSSPILRGGNLVVTEQGIRDGVRQVILPLWNVYSFFTLYTNAAGGAGGTESGYDAKLRYDGYADTLDQYLMANTGDLVRNMTTQLDGYDISGACDELRSYLDMLTNWYVRRSRQRFFDEDVDAFDALYTALETVCRVSASLLPLISEEIWRGLTGGRSVHLADWPDAELFPANPGLVEAMDRVQQICSTGSSLRKAANLRVRLPLQELTVVAPGAGALEGFAAVVADELNLRSVRLLDADSASPEEFGIEQKLVLNARAAGPRLGKNVQQAIKGSKSGDWSIQTIDGVEGVVVAGGLALEPQEYTLETVVAEAAEGEGSRAAAVLPGGGFVVLNTEVTAELEAEGAARDMVRAIQQARKDAGLNVSDRIHTTVTAQQDVVDALLANAELVKTETLTVRLDAVPADVKEPQVSVARTAAEKVEA, encoded by the coding sequence ATGACTTATTACCCGAAGGCCTCCGCCGCACCCTCCGGCGCAGGTGCCACCAGCTCTGCTTCCAACACCTCAGGTGTGTCGGCTTCCGTGAAGTTCCCGGAGGTCGAGGAACGCATCCTCAAGTACTGGGATGAGGACGGCACCTTCCAGGCCAGCATCGACCAGCGCGACGCCGACCTTCCCGGCGGCGCACCTGGCAGCAACGAATTCGTCTTCTACGACGGTCCCCCTTTCGCCAACGGCCTGCCGCACTACGGCCACCTGCTCACCGGCTACGCCAAGGACCTCGTGGGCCGCTACCAGACCCAGCGCGGCCGCCGGGTCGAGCGCCGCTTCGGCTGGGACACCCACGGGCTGCCCGCCGAACTGGAGGCGATGAAGCAGCTGGGCATGACGGACAAGACTCAGATCGAGGCCATGGGCATCGACAAGTTCAACGACGCCTGCCGCGCGTCCGTGATGAAGTACGCCGACGAGTGGAAGAGCTACGTCACCCGCCAGGCCCGCTGGGTGGACTTCGAGAACGACTACAAGACGCTCAACGTCGAGTACATGGAATCGGTGCTCTGGGCTTTCAAGCAGCTGCACGAAAAGGGCCTGACGTACAACGGCTACCGCGTGCTGCCGTACTGCTGGAAGGACGAGACGCCGCTGTCCAACCATGAACTGCGCATGGACGACGACGTCTACAAGAACCGCCAGGACCAGACCGTGACGGTCACCTTCCCGATCACGGCGGGGGAGTCGGAACTGTCCCGCCAGCTCGCCGGTGTGCAGGCGCTCGCCTGGACCACCACGCCCTGGACCCTGCCCACCAACCTGGCGCTCGCCGTCGGGCCCGCCATCAGCTACGTCGTCCTGCCGGCCGGTCCGAACGGCGTCAAGGCTGCCGCAGCCGAAGCCCCCGTCACCGACAGCTTCCTGCTCGCCGCGGACCTGCTGGGCGCCTACGCCAAGGACCTCGGCTACGGCGACGGCGCCGAGGGCGCCGCGGCTGCCGAGGCCGCTGTCACCTCCCGCCACACCGGAGCCGAACTCGCAGGGCTGACATACGAGCCGCTCTGGGACTACTTCCACGACGCCGAAAAGTACGGCACCGAGAACGCCTGGCGCTTCCTCGTCGCGGACTACGTCACCACGACCGACGGCACCGGCATCGTCCACCAGGCCCCCGCCTACGGTGAAGACGACCAGAAGGTCTGTGAAGAGGCCGGCATCCCCGTGGTCCTGTCCGTGGACGAGGGCGCGAATTTCCTGCCGCTCTTCGGCCACGGCGACCTCGCCGAAATCGCCGGGCTGCAGGTGTTCGAGGCCAACAAACCGATCACCCAGGTGCTCCGCGCCCAGGGCCGCCTGGTCCGCCAGGCCAGCTACGAGCACAGCTACCCGCACTGCTGGCGCTGCCGGAACCCGCTGATCTACCGCGCGGTCTCCTCCTGGTACGTCGAGGTCACCAAGTTCAAGGACCGCATGTCCGAACTGAACCAGGAGATCAACTGGATCCCCGGCAATGTCAAGGACGGCCAGTTCGGCAAGTGGCTCGCCAACGCCCGTGACTGGTCCATCAGCCGCAACCGCTACTGGGGCAGCCCCATCCCGGTGTGGCAGTCCAGCGACCCGGACTACCCGCGCACCGACGTCTACGGCTCGCTCGCCGAGATCGAGGCCGACTTCGGCCGCCTGCCGCTGAACAAGGACGGCCAGGTGGACCTGCACCGTCCGTTCATCGACGAGCTCACCCGCCCGAACCCGGATGACCCGCGCACCCCGGAGGAAGGCCAGTCCGTGATGCGCCGCGTCGAGGACGTCCTGGACGTCTGGTTCGACTCCGGCTCCATGCCCTACGGACAGGTCCACTACCCGTTCCAGAACGAGGAATGGTTCGACACGCACAACCCGGCGGACTTCATCGTCGAGTACATCGGCCAGACCCGCGGCTGGTTCTACATGCTGCACATCCTTTCCACCGCGCTCTTCGACCGGCCGGCCTTCCGCAACGTCATCAGCCACGGCATCGTCCTGGGCTCCGACGGGCAGAAGATGTCCAAGAGCCTGCGCAACTACCCGGACGTCTCCGAGGTCCTGGACCGCGACGGTTCGGACGCGATGCGCTGGTTCCTGATGTCCAGCCCGATCCTGCGCGGCGGCAACCTCGTGGTCACCGAGCAGGGCATCCGCGACGGCGTCCGCCAGGTCATCCTGCCGCTGTGGAACGTGTACAGCTTCTTCACCCTCTACACGAACGCGGCCGGCGGAGCCGGTGGAACAGAGTCAGGGTATGACGCGAAGCTGCGCTACGACGGCTACGCCGACACCCTGGACCAGTACCTGATGGCCAACACCGGTGACCTGGTCCGGAACATGACCACGCAGCTGGACGGTTATGACATCTCCGGCGCCTGCGACGAACTGCGCAGCTACCTGGACATGCTCACCAACTGGTACGTCCGCCGCAGCCGCCAGCGTTTCTTCGACGAGGACGTTGACGCCTTCGACGCGCTCTACACCGCGCTGGAGACAGTCTGCCGGGTCTCGGCCTCGCTGCTGCCGCTGATCTCCGAGGAGATCTGGCGCGGGCTCACCGGCGGGCGCTCCGTGCACCTGGCCGACTGGCCGGACGCGGAGCTGTTCCCGGCCAACCCGGGACTCGTTGAAGCGATGGACCGGGTCCAGCAGATCTGCTCCACCGGATCCTCGCTGCGCAAGGCCGCCAACCTGCGGGTGCGCCTGCCGCTGCAGGAGCTCACCGTCGTCGCACCCGGCGCGGGCGCGCTGGAAGGCTTCGCCGCCGTCGTCGCCGACGAACTCAACCTGCGCTCCGTCCGGCTGCTCGACGCCGACAGCGCCTCCCCGGAGGAGTTCGGGATCGAGCAGAAGCTCGTGCTCAACGCCCGCGCCGCGGGTCCGCGCCTGGGCAAGAACGTCCAGCAGGCCATCAAGGGCTCCAAGTCCGGCGACTGGTCCATCCAGACAATCGACGGTGTCGAGGGTGTTGTTGTTGCCGGCGGGCTCGCGCTTGAGCCGCAGGAATACACCCTGGAAACCGTCGTGGCCGAAGCCGCGGAAGGCGAAGGGTCACGGGCGGCCGCAGTGCTGCCCGGCGGCGGCTTTGTGGTCCTCAACACCGAGGTCACTGCCGAACTCGAAGCCGAAGGCGCGGCCCGCGACATGGTCCGTGCCATCCAGCAGGCCCGCAAGGATGCCGGGCTGAACGTCAGCGACCGGATCCACACCACCGTGACCGCGCAGCAGGACGTCGTCGATGCCCTGCTGGCCAACGCGGAGCTCGTCAAGACCGAAACCCTGACGGTCCGGCTGGACGCCGTCCCGGCCGACGTCAAGGAACCGCAGGTCAGTGTTGCCAGGACCGCGGCAGAAAAAGTAGAGGCCTAA
- a CDS encoding endonuclease/exonuclease/phosphatase family protein, translating to MPTLNPMMFRARGRAAPRTPAGRATARWRFLAGLAAAPVVVVSVFRAVPRDWPITVVQLVSFTPWLVLPATASLLFAVLGRRRWMAGAAAGLVAVQLFWLVPLDDARAAQDSAEGTVELRTMSLNAKLGKADAAEIVRLVREHGITLLTIQEYTRPLEDRLGAAGLADLLPNRISAPAGGASGNAVYSVHQLAATGLVPDSHFQMPIIRVTAASRGQRAVVELTNVHARAPVGVGLPKWRNDLAALGRQVNRSGNVVLAGDFNASYDHAEFRRLLQDGDRKLVDVGMIQGSRLVPTWPMEDLLLPGITIDHLVTSPSVGSADYAVHRVPGTDHAAIMATLSVPASG from the coding sequence ATGCCTACACTGAATCCCATGATGTTCCGGGCCCGGGGCCGCGCCGCCCCCCGAACGCCGGCCGGCCGGGCTACGGCCCGCTGGCGGTTCCTGGCGGGGCTGGCGGCGGCGCCGGTGGTGGTGGTGTCCGTCTTCCGTGCCGTGCCGCGGGACTGGCCCATCACCGTGGTCCAGCTGGTGTCCTTCACCCCGTGGCTGGTGCTGCCTGCCACCGCCTCGCTGCTGTTCGCGGTGCTGGGCCGCCGGCGGTGGATGGCGGGCGCCGCGGCCGGCCTCGTGGCCGTGCAGCTCTTCTGGCTCGTCCCGCTGGACGACGCCCGGGCTGCCCAGGATTCCGCGGAGGGCACGGTGGAGCTGAGGACCATGAGCCTCAACGCCAAGCTTGGCAAGGCGGACGCGGCGGAAATCGTGAGGCTGGTGCGCGAGCACGGCATCACGCTGCTGACGATCCAGGAATACACCCGGCCGCTCGAGGACCGGCTGGGCGCCGCCGGTCTGGCCGACCTGCTTCCGAACAGGATCAGCGCCCCCGCGGGCGGCGCCTCCGGGAACGCTGTCTACTCCGTCCACCAGCTGGCGGCGACCGGGTTAGTACCGGACTCGCATTTTCAGATGCCGATAATCCGCGTCACCGCGGCATCCCGTGGGCAGCGGGCGGTCGTGGAACTGACGAATGTCCACGCCCGCGCTCCCGTGGGCGTTGGCCTGCCGAAGTGGCGCAATGACCTCGCGGCACTCGGCCGGCAGGTAAACCGGTCCGGGAATGTGGTGCTGGCCGGTGACTTCAACGCCAGCTATGACCATGCCGAGTTCCGCCGGCTCCTGCAGGACGGGGACCGGAAGCTGGTGGACGTGGGAATGATCCAGGGCTCACGGCTGGTCCCGACCTGGCCCATGGAGGACCTGCTGCTGCCCGGCATCACGATCGACCACCTCGTGACCAGTCCGTCGGTTGGCAGCGCGGACTATGCGGTGCACCGGGTGCCGGGAACGGACCACGCCGCCATCATGGCGACGCTGTCCGTCCCGGCCTCCGGTTAG
- a CDS encoding SDR family oxidoreductase, with protein sequence MNERMQYKAAVVTGASTGIGEATVRALRTEGWTVYAVARRADRLEALAAETGAVALRADVTDDDDVARLLDEVTRAGGIDTLINIAGGARGADKVAEAKTEDWEWMFEVNVLGTMKLIRAFLPMLRACGEGTVLNLTSTAGLSAYEGGGGYNAAKFAQHALTGALRLEEAEHNLRVIEVAPGLVQTEEFALNRLGDQAAAAKVYQGVEKPLTAADVADVVRFAVVAPHHVNLDQIVIRPVAQAANYKLIRKA encoded by the coding sequence ATGAATGAGCGAATGCAGTACAAAGCAGCAGTAGTTACCGGCGCCAGCACCGGAATCGGCGAGGCCACCGTGCGTGCGCTCCGGACCGAGGGGTGGACCGTGTACGCCGTCGCCCGCCGTGCGGACCGGCTGGAGGCGCTCGCCGCGGAAACCGGCGCCGTCGCCCTTCGGGCCGACGTGACCGATGACGACGACGTCGCCCGGCTCCTCGACGAGGTGACCCGCGCCGGGGGCATCGACACGCTCATCAACATCGCCGGCGGCGCCCGCGGCGCGGACAAGGTAGCCGAGGCCAAGACCGAGGACTGGGAATGGATGTTCGAGGTCAACGTCCTGGGCACCATGAAGCTCATCCGGGCGTTCCTCCCGATGCTGCGCGCCTGCGGTGAAGGCACCGTCCTGAACCTGACCTCGACGGCGGGACTCTCCGCCTATGAGGGCGGCGGCGGCTACAACGCAGCGAAGTTCGCCCAGCACGCCCTCACCGGGGCCCTGCGGCTAGAAGAGGCCGAGCACAACCTCCGCGTGATCGAGGTGGCGCCGGGCCTGGTCCAGACCGAGGAGTTCGCGCTGAACCGTCTCGGCGACCAGGCCGCCGCCGCCAAGGTCTATCAGGGCGTCGAAAAGCCGCTCACCGCGGCGGACGTCGCCGACGTCGTCCGGTTCGCCGTCGTGGCCCCGCACCACGTCAACCTCGACCAGATCGTGATCCGCCCGGTCGCCCAGGCCGCCAACTACAAGCTGATCCGCAAGGCCTAG
- a CDS encoding alanine/glycine:cation symporter family protein produces the protein MSIYLAVPAKAASDEIGWLAAVESAADTVFQPVTEIVSTIVFFPITVGEVSFPAVVAWLIAAGVIFTIYFGFIQFHGLKTSHEVIRGHYSSKSDPGEVPHFHALTSALSGTVGLGNIAGVGAAMALGGPGATFWMILAGLLGMATKFAECTLGVKYREIHADGTVTGGPFKYLPVAFKKFGRVPAKTLTGIFAVSILIFGIAGGNMFQANQTFAQVQNVTGGEDGPLGSAGAAVIFGVILAALVAAVILGGIKSIGVTTSKLVPAMGIIYVLACLFVILANLPQVPAALGSIVSGAFNAEGMTGGVVGVMIVGFQRAAFSNEAGLGSAAIAHSAVKTHRPVSEGFVAMFEPLIDTVVICTMTALAIVIAGAPSLQAGIDTVQAGNGAPDGVILTSDAFATVLPWFPAVLAVAVSLFAFSTLITWSYYGLKAWEYLFGRSKVSEVTYKSIFLFFTVVGTVLTFTQVLSFADAALFVCAFVNLLGVYLLLPVIKREMKEYLADRKSGKLKILGLEDEDLEPSTVP, from the coding sequence ATGTCTATTTACCTAGCTGTGCCAGCTAAAGCCGCGTCCGACGAGATCGGCTGGCTGGCCGCCGTCGAAAGCGCCGCCGATACGGTGTTCCAGCCCGTCACCGAAATCGTTTCCACCATTGTGTTCTTTCCCATCACCGTCGGCGAGGTGAGCTTTCCGGCCGTCGTGGCCTGGCTCATCGCCGCCGGCGTGATCTTCACGATCTACTTCGGCTTCATCCAGTTCCACGGGCTCAAGACCTCCCACGAGGTCATCCGCGGACACTACTCGTCCAAATCCGATCCCGGTGAGGTGCCGCACTTCCATGCGTTGACCTCCGCACTGTCCGGCACTGTCGGGCTGGGCAATATCGCCGGCGTCGGCGCCGCCATGGCCCTCGGCGGCCCCGGTGCCACGTTCTGGATGATCCTGGCAGGCCTGCTCGGCATGGCCACGAAATTTGCCGAGTGCACCCTCGGGGTGAAGTACCGGGAAATCCACGCGGACGGAACGGTGACCGGAGGCCCCTTCAAATACCTGCCCGTCGCGTTCAAGAAGTTCGGGCGTGTTCCGGCGAAGACTCTCACCGGCATCTTCGCGGTCTCCATCCTGATCTTCGGGATCGCCGGCGGCAACATGTTCCAGGCGAACCAGACGTTCGCCCAGGTGCAAAACGTCACGGGAGGCGAGGACGGCCCGCTCGGCAGCGCCGGTGCCGCGGTGATCTTCGGGGTCATCCTGGCCGCGCTCGTCGCCGCTGTGATCCTTGGCGGCATCAAGTCGATCGGTGTCACCACCAGCAAGCTCGTTCCGGCCATGGGCATCATCTACGTGCTGGCCTGCCTGTTCGTCATCCTCGCCAACCTGCCCCAGGTGCCCGCGGCGCTGGGATCGATCGTGTCCGGGGCTTTCAATGCTGAAGGCATGACCGGCGGTGTCGTTGGTGTCATGATCGTGGGCTTCCAGCGTGCGGCGTTCTCCAACGAAGCGGGCCTGGGTTCCGCCGCCATTGCGCACTCGGCCGTCAAGACCCACCGGCCCGTGAGCGAGGGTTTCGTGGCCATGTTCGAGCCCCTCATCGACACAGTGGTCATATGTACCATGACAGCGCTCGCGATCGTCATCGCCGGTGCGCCGAGCCTGCAGGCCGGCATCGACACGGTGCAGGCCGGGAACGGCGCCCCCGACGGCGTCATCTTGACCTCTGATGCCTTCGCCACGGTGCTCCCGTGGTTCCCGGCGGTGCTGGCCGTGGCCGTCTCGCTGTTCGCCTTCTCCACCCTGATCACGTGGTCTTACTACGGGCTGAAGGCCTGGGAGTACCTCTTCGGCCGGAGCAAGGTCTCCGAGGTCACCTACAAGAGTATTTTCCTGTTCTTCACCGTTGTCGGAACTGTCCTGACCTTCACCCAGGTCTTGAGCTTTGCCGATGCTGCACTGTTTGTCTGCGCCTTCGTGAACCTGCTCGGCGTCTACCTGCTGCTGCCGGTCATCAAACGCGAAATGAAGGAATACCTCGCCGACCGCAAGAGCGGAAAGCTCAAGATCCTGGGTCTCGAGGACGAGGATCTCGAACCGAGCACGGTGCCCTGA
- the valS gene encoding valine--tRNA ligase — MAEDTQGTDTPTTAPINVPDRPALEGLEDALTRRWLDEGTYKFNPDTTREQVYSIDTPPPTASGSLHVGHMFSYTQTDVLARYQRMTGKNVFYPMGWDDNGLPTERRVQNYYGVRCDPTTAYDAGYRPPAEPAKNQRDFDVVSRRNFIELCEELAVEDEKVFENLFQRLGLSVDWDLTYRTIDDKSRAISQRAFLANLAAGDAYMAEAPTLWDVTFRTAVAQAELEDREVAGAYYRYPFFTEDGEKIYIETTRPELLAACAALVANPDDERYQPLFGKKVTSPLFGVEVEVKAHPLAKADKGSGIAMVCTFGDLTDVTWWRELQLPTRAIVGRDGRIIGETPEWVTTAEGRASFEAIAGKTVFSAKEAVVELLGAAGLLDGEPKKIMHPVNFFEKGDKPLEVVTSRQWYIRNGGRDAERRERLIARGHEIDFHPAFMRSRYENWISGLNGDWLVSRQRFFGVPVPVWYPLDADGNPDYEAPLVPSDAQLPVDPAADAAPGYEEAQRDAPGGFTGDADVLDTWATSSLTPQIVGGWSTDEALFAKVYPFDVRPQGHDIIRTWLFSSAVRADALQDSAPWKHAAISGWILDPDRKKMSKSKGNVIVPTDVLEEYGSDAVRYWAASAKLGADTAYEIAQMKIGRRLAIKLLNASKFVLNLGATENSVVSGDLTVLSNPLDRAVLAQLSDVVQQATKAFENYDYARALQITESFFWHFTDDYVELIKDRAYGAAGEAEQASVLAALATSLDTLLRLFAPFLPFATEEVWGWWRTGSVHRADWPSAIAIDGDTNLLATVGTALSGIRKAKSEAKVKQRTEVLSATITAPDSLTLQLQAGLADLKAAANARELTVVGGDGELTVSDVVLAPAEA; from the coding sequence ATGGCTGAAGACACTCAGGGTACAGACACGCCCACCACTGCCCCCATCAACGTTCCTGACAGGCCCGCCCTGGAGGGGCTGGAAGACGCCCTCACCCGGCGCTGGCTTGACGAAGGGACCTACAAGTTCAACCCGGACACCACACGGGAGCAGGTCTACTCGATCGACACTCCCCCGCCCACGGCGTCGGGTTCGCTGCACGTGGGCCACATGTTCTCCTACACCCAGACCGACGTCCTGGCTCGCTACCAGCGGATGACCGGCAAGAACGTCTTCTACCCGATGGGCTGGGACGACAACGGCCTGCCCACCGAGCGCCGTGTGCAGAACTACTACGGTGTGCGCTGCGACCCCACCACCGCCTACGACGCCGGCTACCGGCCGCCGGCCGAGCCGGCCAAGAACCAGCGCGACTTCGATGTCGTCTCGCGCCGGAACTTCATCGAACTCTGCGAGGAGCTCGCCGTCGAGGACGAGAAGGTCTTTGAGAACCTCTTCCAGAGGCTGGGCCTGTCCGTGGACTGGGACCTGACGTACCGCACCATCGATGACAAGTCCCGGGCCATCTCCCAGCGCGCCTTCCTGGCGAACCTCGCCGCCGGCGACGCCTACATGGCCGAGGCACCCACCCTCTGGGACGTCACCTTCCGCACCGCCGTGGCCCAGGCCGAGCTCGAGGACCGGGAGGTCGCGGGCGCCTACTACCGGTACCCGTTCTTCACCGAAGACGGCGAGAAGATCTACATCGAGACCACCCGCCCGGAACTGCTGGCCGCCTGCGCTGCCCTGGTTGCGAATCCCGACGACGAACGGTACCAGCCGCTTTTCGGCAAGAAAGTCACCTCCCCGCTGTTCGGCGTCGAGGTGGAGGTCAAGGCCCACCCGCTGGCCAAAGCGGACAAGGGCTCCGGCATCGCCATGGTGTGCACCTTCGGCGACCTTACCGACGTCACCTGGTGGCGCGAACTCCAGCTGCCGACCCGCGCGATCGTGGGGCGCGACGGCCGCATCATCGGCGAGACGCCGGAGTGGGTCACCACCGCCGAGGGCCGCGCCAGCTTCGAGGCGATCGCGGGCAAAACCGTCTTCAGCGCCAAGGAAGCCGTGGTGGAACTCCTGGGCGCCGCCGGCCTCCTCGACGGTGAGCCGAAGAAGATCATGCACCCGGTGAACTTTTTCGAGAAGGGCGACAAGCCCCTCGAAGTCGTGACCTCCCGCCAGTGGTACATCCGCAACGGCGGCCGCGACGCGGAACGCCGTGAGCGGCTCATCGCCCGCGGCCACGAGATCGACTTCCACCCGGCCTTTATGCGCTCACGCTACGAGAACTGGATCTCCGGGCTGAACGGCGACTGGCTGGTTTCCCGCCAGCGTTTCTTCGGTGTGCCGGTGCCCGTCTGGTACCCGCTGGACGCCGACGGCAACCCGGACTACGAGGCTCCCCTGGTCCCGTCCGACGCGCAGCTGCCGGTGGACCCCGCAGCGGACGCTGCCCCCGGCTACGAGGAAGCCCAGCGCGACGCGCCGGGCGGCTTCACCGGCGACGCCGACGTGCTGGACACCTGGGCGACCTCCTCGCTGACCCCGCAAATCGTGGGCGGCTGGAGCACCGACGAGGCGCTCTTCGCCAAGGTCTACCCCTTCGACGTGCGCCCGCAGGGCCACGACATCATCCGGACCTGGCTGTTCTCCTCCGCGGTGCGCGCCGACGCACTGCAGGACTCCGCACCGTGGAAACACGCCGCCATCTCCGGCTGGATCCTGGACCCGGACCGCAAGAAGATGTCCAAGTCCAAGGGCAACGTGATCGTCCCCACCGACGTCCTCGAGGAATACGGCTCGGACGCCGTCCGCTACTGGGCGGCCTCGGCCAAGCTCGGCGCGGACACGGCCTACGAGATCGCGCAGATGAAGATCGGCCGCCGGCTGGCGATCAAGCTGCTCAACGCCTCGAAGTTCGTGCTGAACCTGGGCGCCACCGAGAACTCCGTGGTGTCCGGGGACCTCACCGTGCTCAGCAACCCCCTGGACCGGGCCGTGCTGGCCCAGCTCTCCGATGTGGTCCAGCAGGCCACCAAGGCGTTCGAGAACTACGACTACGCCCGGGCGCTGCAGATCACCGAGAGCTTCTTCTGGCACTTCACCGATGATTACGTGGAACTCATCAAGGACCGCGCCTACGGTGCCGCGGGCGAGGCCGAGCAGGCTTCCGTGCTCGCAGCGCTGGCGACGAGCCTGGACACGCTGCTGCGCCTTTTCGCCCCGTTCCTGCCGTTCGCCACGGAGGAGGTCTGGGGCTGGTGGCGCACCGGTTCGGTGCACCGTGCCGACTGGCCCTCCGCCATCGCGATCGATGGGGACACGAACCTGCTGGCGACCGTCGGGACCGCGCTCAGCGGCATCCGAAAGGCCAAGTCCGAGGCGAAGGTCAAGCAGCGCACCGAGGTGCTCTCCGCGACCATCACGGCCCCGGATTCCCTCACCCTGCAGCTGCAGGCCGGTCTGGCCGACCTCAAGGCTGCCGCCAACGCCCGGGAACTGACCGTGGTGGGCGGCGACGGCGAACTGACCGTCAGCGACGTCGTCCTGGCCCCGGCCGAGGCCTAG
- a CDS encoding mycothiol-dependent nitroreductase Rv2466c family protein, producing the protein MPETVTAAAENNKADFWFDPMCPFAWVTSRWIGEVEAVRDMSTQWHVMSLAMLNEDREELPEEYKAFLLQAWAPVRVITAAAEQHGSAYVRALYDAMGTKIHNEGNKDIAEVISKSLAEVGLPAELAAAGQNDAIDATLRTSHEAGISLVGQDVGTPIVSFNGTTFFGPVLTRIPRGEEAGRLWDASVALASFPYFFEIKRSRTEDPVFN; encoded by the coding sequence GTGCCTGAAACCGTGACCGCTGCAGCAGAGAACAACAAGGCCGACTTCTGGTTCGATCCGATGTGCCCCTTCGCCTGGGTAACCTCCCGCTGGATCGGCGAGGTGGAAGCCGTCCGCGACATGAGCACGCAATGGCACGTCATGAGCCTTGCCATGCTGAACGAGGACCGCGAGGAGCTCCCGGAAGAGTACAAGGCGTTCCTGCTCCAGGCCTGGGCGCCCGTGCGCGTCATCACGGCCGCCGCCGAGCAGCACGGCAGCGCTTATGTTAGGGCGCTCTACGACGCCATGGGCACCAAGATCCATAACGAAGGCAATAAGGACATCGCCGAGGTCATCTCCAAGTCCCTGGCCGAGGTCGGCCTGCCGGCGGAGCTGGCGGCAGCCGGCCAGAACGACGCCATCGATGCCACCCTGCGCACCAGCCACGAGGCCGGGATCTCGCTGGTGGGCCAGGACGTGGGCACGCCCATCGTTTCCTTCAACGGGACCACCTTTTTCGGCCCCGTGCTCACCCGCATCCCGCGGGGTGAGGAAGCAGGGCGCCTCTGGGATGCCTCGGTGGCCCTGGCATCGTTCCCGTACTTCTTCGAAATCAAGCGCAGCCGGACCGAAGACCCCGTCTTCAACTGA